The genomic segment ACGACGGTAGTCCTTGACGCGGACGTCAAGGCAAGACCGTCAGCCACCGGACACCGGGCGCCCGGCACTCCGTTGTTCACATCCGGAGCACGGCCTTAGGCTCCCGGTATGTTCCTACGTGTTCGTATGCGCCAAGCCCTCCCGGAAGCGATGCGTGCCCGCGACAAGGTCGCGGTGAGCGCCCTGCGCGCGACGCTCGCCGCGCTGGACAACGCGGAGGCGGTGCCCGTGGACGGAGCCGAGGCGCGCGGCCTGGCCCTTGAGCAGTCACCGGTCGGTGCCGGTGCCACCGAGGCAATGCGACGTGAGCTGAGCGAGCACGATGTGGCGGATGTCGTGCGGGCCGAGGCCACCGAACGCTTGGACGTCGCGGCGCAGTTGACCGCGCCCGCGCACGCCGACCGAGTCGCGCGGCTCCGCGCCGAAGCCGCTGTGCTGTTTCGCTTCCTCGACGGCCACGACATCCCGTAGAGCACGCGGGAACCGTCGCACCCCCCCGAATTCGGCACTGGTCACAAGCAACCGGTGGCCCGGTTGTGAGCGGATACGGCCACCGCGTGATCATCGGGGTGGCGCAGCCCCTGAGGATCGTGCGGTGGCCGCGGGCCGTGGCGGGGAGGGACTTGATCACGCGCTGTCCACCGACCCCCTCGGACCGGGCCGCGCCGATGTCCACGAGCGGTGGGAGTCGGACGAACAGCTGATGACGTTCCCGGGCCCGGACATCGGCGCGGTGCGCGTTCCCATGCCGGACACGGACACGCACCACCGGACGGTTTATCTCAGACGGCGGGATGGTCCGTCGCGGCGGTGGTCCTGCGGCATGCGGGGCACGGGCGTTCGGTGTTCTCCACGACGCGTGCGAGACGATAGCGACTCAGAGATCCGCACCTCTCGCAGCGCGCGGCCCAGGGGGTCCGGAAGCCTGGGTACCGGGTCACCGGGACCAGGCCTGCGGCGCGCATCCGGCGTTCGGCCTCCGCCGGGTCCCCGTTCAGGGTGCGGCGTTCCACCTCCGCCGCTTCGGCCGCCCTGCCCCGTAACTCCCTGCGTCGTTCACGCTCACGCACCCGGTTCCACGCCGACACCCAGTCCGGAAACGCGCGCTCCGCGACCCCCACCGCCAGCAGATACGCCCGCAGTGTGTCCGCGGACGCCGGAAGGGACTTGCGGGTCGCGATGCGCCATGCGGTGCTCCTGGACAGGGGCGCGTACAGCCGGGTGGCGCGGTAGCGCCGCTCGGCCCGCTGCGCCATGACACGGGCGGAGGGGCGGTCGTTCAGTTCGTACGCGCGTACCAGAGCGGCGCCGAGATCCTCGACGCTGCGGACCAGCTTCAGGCTGGGGGCCTGGGTGAGGCTTCGCCGGGCGGTACCGCCGCGAGTGCGGCGCGCGGCGAGACGCAGCGCCAGCAGTTCTTCGGAGTCCAGCCCGCAGACCCGGGCGTATCCCTGGATGATCGCCAGGGTGGGCGGTGTCCGGCCGGCTTCAGCGCGCTGGATCGTCGACTCGGAGCAGCCGATCAGCTCGGCTATGTCGGCGCGGGAGAGCACCCTCCTGCTCCTGGCCTCGCGCAGGCGGG from the Streptomyces sp. AM 4-1-1 genome contains:
- a CDS encoding helix-turn-helix transcriptional regulator — translated: MREHTGRPMKAVADPGSAIGRLASRLREARSRRVLSRADIAELIGCSESTIQRAEAGRTPPTLAIIQGYARVCGLDSEELLALRLAARRTRGGTARRSLTQAPSLKLVRSVEDLGAALVRAYELNDRPSARVMAQRAERRYRATRLYAPLSRSTAWRIATRKSLPASADTLRAYLLAVGVAERAFPDWVSAWNRVRERERRRELRGRAAEAAEVERRTLNGDPAEAERRMRAAGLVPVTRYPGFRTPWAARCERCGSLSRYRLARVVENTERPCPACRRTTAATDHPAV